The Arachis hypogaea cultivar Tifrunner chromosome 14, arahy.Tifrunner.gnm2.J5K5, whole genome shotgun sequence genome has a segment encoding these proteins:
- the LOC140178638 gene encoding serine/threonine-protein phosphatase 7 long form homolog: MLFGECTITFQDVAYQLGLPVDGRYVSGCLTDFHVYIEGGRQAWQWFHELPGVLPPANQIQKFVVNCTWFRETFGECPEGADEETVRWLPFVARLEEMGGYSWGSAALAWLYRCMCRVANRHVVKLAGPLQLLQSWIFWRFPGFRPAGYDAFSWPLASRWSGYNLGISKKGPRVQMARLRIDLLQARDFIWMPYSTPDVLQVVHPEVLEPRHMMLWWCVTSLIYFAVVEWHQVDRVLPQFSGVQPPPHPALNIDFLMSMDERGGDRWLPSHLQHWHLHWETRADHVLRFDVVDDPGPSHEFLAWWHQHGKRFLSRELYLGDPRGIPIPVEGTQRGAGRVPDMDRVDDVPDRRRVERRARVGTRRSQRDWRWLDQAMEEGDEAGRDGGRRRGGRGRRRGAAPR, translated from the exons ATGCTGTTCGGAGAGTGCACCATCACATTTCAGGACGTCGCGTATCAGTTGGGCTTGCCGGTAGATGGACGTTACGTCAGTGGTTGCCTGACAGACTTCCACGTATACATAGAGGGTGGCAGGCAAGCTTGGCAGTGGTTCCATGAGTTGCCCGGTGTGTTACCTCCCGCGAACCAGATACAGAAGTTTGTAGTGAACTGCACCTGGTTCCGGGAGACCTTTGGAGAGTGCCCCGAGGGGGCAGATGAGGAGACGGTCAG ATGGTTACCGTTTGTGGCTcggcttgaggagatgggtggCTATAGCTGGGGGTCGGCGGCACTAGCATGGTTGTAtcggtgcatgtgccgagtggccAACCGACATGTCGTGAAGTTAGCTGGGCCGTTACAGTTACTTCAGTCTTGGATCTTCTGGCGGTTTCCTGGTTTTAGGCCGGCTGGGTATGATGCGTTTAGCTGGCCCCTTGCCTCGAG GTGGTCAGGATACAATCTTGGGATTAGCAAGAAGGGACCTCGGGTGCAGATGGCTCGGCTGAGGATCGACTTGTTACAGGCTCGGGAT TTCATATGGATGCCCTACAGCACACCCGACGTCCTCCAGGTTGTCCATCCGGAGGTGTTGGAGCCTCGGCATATGATGTTATGGTGGTGTGTGACCTCCCTGATATATTTTGCGGTGGTTGAGTGGCATCAGGTTGATAGAGTTTTACCGCAGTTCAGCGGCGTACAGCCTCCCCCACAtcccgccctgaacatcgacttctTGATGTCGATGGACGAGAGAGGTGGTGACCGTTGGTTACCGTCCCATTTACAACATTGGCATCTTCACTGGGAGACACGTGCAGATCACGTGTTACGGTTCGATGTTGTTGATGACCCGGGACCCTCACATGAGTTCTTGGCATGGTGGCATCAGCATGGAAAGAGGTTCTTGTCACGTGAGTTGTACTTGGGGGATCCGAGGGGTATTCCTATTCCGGTTGAGGGGACGCAGAGGGGTGCCGGCCGAGTTCCAGATATGGACCGAGTTGACGACGTTCCTGACAGGCGCCGGGTTGAGAGGAGAGCTCGAGTCGGGACACGTCGTAGCCAGCGTGATTGGAGATGGCTGGACCAGGCTATGGAGGAGGGCGATGAGGCCGGTAGGGACGGTGGTCGACGACGAGGGGGTCGAGGCAGGAGGAGAGGGGCTGCTCCTAGGTAG
- the LOC112742813 gene encoding uncharacterized protein, whose translation MSATRLVQGNIFRPHYIVLQRRVLETDCVMIQIKNDVEPDLIADDSGDDLGASDPRGAAGGSSSGTQQYPPHFSSLDLDAMRQDGLPGQQAGFGARDADGSASMTEFQQRKGIWEVKRYNGPHTCLATSISSDHRRLNYHVISTFIMPMVRADASVNIKVLQNATAAHFGFRPTYKRVWMAKQKAVAVIYGDWDESYNKLPRWVLGVQLTMPGSVAVLRTCPVRVGGQLDESQAYFHRLFWTFPPCIELFHHCKPLVSIDGTHLYVKYGGTLLVAIAQDGNSNILPMAFALVEGENAESWSFFLSHLCQHVTPQPGILVISDRHNGIKAALESPDGGWLTPAAYRAFCIRHVVANFALTFKGKDARRLLVNAAYVKTEVEFDYWFDILCSENPAMCDWANRIEYSLWTQYSDEGRRFRHMTTNISEYVNLILKGVRNLPVCSLVKATYGRLAELFIRKGREAQAQLGTGQQFSQYLVKCIEANLKTSRCFTVTVYDRDNSEYTVAETTPTGFFSLGSYRVSLGSQTYDCGYFQAFYFPCLHALACCAYSRLTWQSYVHPVYRLSSVFSVYQMGFTPPIPEGFWPPFDGPTVIPDPTLRRARESHLRSTRIRTNMDEADLNRPKRCGLYRQPGHTRRSCPQAGGPNQAG comes from the exons ATGTCGGCGACGAGGTTGGTACAGGGGAACATCTTCCGACCTCATTACATTGTGCTACAACGGCGGGTGTTGGAGACAGATTGTGTGATGATCCAGATAAAGAATGATGTTGAGCCGGATCTGATTGCCGATGACAGTGGTGACGACCTCGGAGCGAGTGACCCGAGAGGGGCCGCAGGTGGATCTAGTTCTGGCACACAACAGTACCCACCCCATTTTTCATCATTGGacctggatgccatgaggcaggatGGGCTTCCTGGGCAACAAGctggatttggcgctagagatgCAGACGGGTCTGCTAGtatgacagagttccag CAGCGCAAGGGCATCTGGGAAGTGAAACGGTACAACGGACCGCATACGTGTCTCGCCACCTCTATCTCCAGCGACCATAGGAGATTGAATTATCATGTCATATCGacattcattatgccaatggtgagggctgatgcatccgtcaaCATCAAGGTGCTCCAAAATGCCACGGCTGCCCACTTTGGATTCAGGCCGACGTACAAGAGggtctggatggcgaagcagaaggctgttGCTGTCATatatggtgactgggatgagtcgtacaacAAGCTCCCTAGGTGGGTGTTAGGAGTCCAGTTGACCATGCCTGGTTCAGTTGCAGTCCTTCGGACATGCCCTGTTCGAGTTGGGGGACAGCTCGATGAGTCTCAAGCTTATTTTCACAGGCTGTTTTGGACGTTCCCACCTTGTATTGAGTTATTCCATCATTGTAAGCCGTTGGTGAGTATTGACGGCACACATCTATATGTCAAGTATGGTGGAACGTTGCTTGTCgcaattgcacaggacgggaactccaacatactGCCCATGGCATTTGCACTTgtcgagggtgagaatgctgagtcgtggtccttctttctctctcaccTCTGTCAGCACGTGACACCGCAGCCGGGTATTCTAGTCATTtcggacaggcataacggcatcaaggccgcCCTTGAGTCTCCTGATGGGGGATGGCTAACTCCGGCTgcataccgtgcattctgcattcgacacgtagTAGCTAATTTCGCCctcaccttcaagggcaaagatgcTCGTAGGCTTCTTGTGAACGCCGCATATGTGAAGACCGAAGTGGAGTTCGATTACTGGTTTGACATTCTGTGCTCTGAGAACCCGGCGATGTGTGACTGGGCAAACAGGATTGAGTATTCGTTGTGGACACAGTATTCTGACGAGGGGCGCAGATTCAGGCACATGACGACCAATATCTCTGAGTATGTGAATTTAATCCTGAAGGGTGTCAGGAACCTCCCTGTGTGCTCGCTGGTGAAGGCCACATATGGCAGGTTGGCTGAACTATTCATCCGCAAGGGGAGGGAGGCACAGGCGCAGCTGGGTaccggacaacaattcagtcaataCCTGGTAAAGTGTATCGAGGCAAATTTAAAAACGTctaggtgcttcacggtgactgtATACGACAGAGATAACTCGGAGTACACCGTGGCAGAGACGACTCCAACTGGTTTCTTCTCACTGGGGAGCTACAGGGTCTCACTGGGTTCTCAGACTTATGATTGTGGATACTTCCAGGCATTTTATTTCCCATGTCTGCACGCATTGGCATGCTGTGCCTACTCACGTCTTACTTGGCAGTCATACGTCCACCCGGTGTATCGTCTTAGTTCTGTTTTCAGTGTATATCAGATGGGATTCACTCCTCCCATTCCGGAGGGATTCTGGCCACCTTTTGACGGGCCGACTGTTATACCGGACCCGACTCTGAGGCGTGCGAGGGAGAGTCATCTGCGCTCCACCCGAATACGGACCAATATGGATGAGGCAGATCTGAACCGGCCCAAGAGATGTGGCCTCTATAGGCAACCCGGACACACTCGGAGGAGTTGTCCACAGGCCGGAGGACCCAACCAAGCAGGGTGA
- the LOC112742814 gene encoding uncharacterized protein: MDPIHHFLEDGVLPEDKKEAKVIRREASKYAVIHGQLYKRGLNQPLLKCLLPDQIDYFISEVHEGCCCGHHIGRKALARKLVRAGYYWPSMMVDAQELVKKCKKCQENANFHKAPAEELSSMLAS; this comes from the coding sequence ATGGACCCAATTCACCATTTCCTGGAAGATGGGGTGCTTCCTGAAGACAAAAAAGAAGCCAAAGTCATAAGGAGAGAAGCTTCCAAATATGCAGTAATACACGGGCAACTGTACAAACGGGGACTCAACCAACCCTTGCTGAAGTGCCTACTTCCTGACCAGATAGACTACTTTATAAgtgaagtccatgaggggtgttgTTGTGGCCATCACATCGGAAGGAAGGCACTAGCAAGGAAGCTCGTGAGAGCCGGGTATTATTGGCCTTCCATGATGGTGGATGCCCAAGAACTTGTAAAGAAATGCAAGAAGTGTCAAGAGAATGCGAACTTTCACAAGGCTCCAGCAGAGGAGCTGAGTTCCATGTTGGCCTCCTAA